A single genomic interval of Syntrophorhabdaceae bacterium harbors:
- the clpP gene encoding ATP-dependent Clp endopeptidase proteolytic subunit ClpP, which yields MNLVPIVIEKDGRGERAYDIYSRLLKERIVFLGTSIDDNVANIIIAQLLFLESEDPAKDIFLYINSPGGYLTSGLAIYDTMQYVKPPIVTMCLGQAASMGAVLLAGGEKGKRYALPHSRILIHQPLGGAQGQASDIDIQAKEILRMRSEINKIFTKHTGQSIEKIAADTERDFFMNPEQAIEYGIVDQIVEKRV from the coding sequence ATGAATCTTGTACCGATAGTCATTGAAAAAGACGGAAGAGGGGAACGCGCTTACGATATATACTCCCGGCTTTTAAAGGAAAGGATTGTCTTTCTCGGCACCAGCATCGATGACAATGTGGCAAACATCATTATAGCCCAGCTTTTATTCCTTGAATCCGAAGATCCCGCGAAGGATATCTTCCTTTATATCAACAGCCCCGGAGGATATTTGACCAGCGGCCTTGCGATCTATGACACCATGCAGTATGTCAAGCCGCCGATCGTCACAATGTGTCTTGGTCAGGCAGCAAGCATGGGAGCGGTTTTGCTCGCCGGCGGAGAAAAAGGCAAAAGATACGCCCTGCCGCATTCGAGGATACTGATACACCAGCCTCTTGGAGGCGCACAGGGGCAGGCCAGTGATATCGACATACAGGCAAAAGAGATCCTGAGGATGCGCAGCGAGATCAACAAGATCTTTACGAAACACACCGGTCAGTCTATAGAAAAGATTGCCGCTGATACTGAAAGGGATTTTTTCATGAACCCTGAACAAGCCATCGAATATGGTATTGTAGATCAAATCGTCGAGAAGAGGGTATAG
- the clpX gene encoding ATP-dependent Clp protease ATP-binding subunit ClpX — translation MIKRNNGRTIKLNCSFCGKSQDEVKKLIAGPMVYICDECIELCNEIIQEEAKKERFDYIKTSIPKPHEIRKLLDEYVIGQDHAKKVLSVAVYNHYKRIEAKAHFDDVEIQKSNILLIGPTGSGKTLLAQTLAKILHVPFTIADATTLTEAGYVGEDVENIILYLLQSADYNVERTERGIVYIDEIDKISRKTDSPSITRDVSGEGVQQALLKIIEGTVANVPPKGGRKHPQQDYIKVNTSNILFICGGAFHSIDGLVASRIGKKGIGFGVDVEGGRDKRYSELIREVQPEDLLKYGLIPEFIGRLPITATLDELSEENLVEILKRPRNAIVKQYKKLFELENVKLTFTEGAIRGIAKDAMKKKTGARGLRSIMEKVMLDVMYEIPTLSNVKECVVSEEVIVNHERPILIYEEEAEIA, via the coding sequence ATGATTAAAAGAAACAACGGGAGAACGATCAAGTTAAACTGTTCCTTTTGCGGGAAGAGCCAGGATGAAGTGAAAAAGCTGATAGCGGGCCCCATGGTCTATATCTGCGATGAGTGTATAGAACTCTGCAACGAGATCATACAGGAGGAAGCGAAGAAGGAACGTTTCGACTACATCAAGACGTCCATACCGAAACCGCATGAGATCAGGAAGCTTCTTGACGAGTATGTTATCGGCCAGGACCATGCGAAAAAGGTCCTTTCCGTAGCAGTGTACAATCATTACAAAAGGATAGAGGCGAAGGCACATTTTGATGATGTGGAGATCCAGAAGAGCAATATCCTTCTCATAGGTCCTACGGGTTCCGGCAAGACCCTGCTTGCCCAGACGCTTGCGAAGATACTCCACGTACCGTTTACTATCGCCGACGCGACGACATTGACAGAGGCGGGATATGTCGGTGAAGATGTGGAAAATATCATCCTCTATCTCCTCCAGTCTGCCGATTATAACGTGGAGAGGACAGAGCGCGGTATTGTGTATATCGATGAGATCGATAAGATATCGAGGAAGACCGACAGCCCGTCAATTACAAGAGATGTTTCGGGGGAAGGGGTTCAGCAGGCGCTTTTGAAGATTATAGAGGGCACGGTAGCAAACGTTCCTCCAAAGGGAGGCAGAAAACACCCGCAGCAGGATTATATCAAGGTCAATACTTCAAATATCCTCTTTATCTGCGGCGGCGCCTTCCATAGCATAGACGGGCTTGTGGCAAGCAGGATCGGCAAGAAGGGCATCGGGTTTGGCGTTGATGTGGAAGGCGGGAGGGATAAGCGATATTCGGAATTGATACGGGAGGTTCAGCCCGAAGACCTCCTGAAGTACGGCCTGATACCTGAATTCATAGGCAGGCTGCCGATAACGGCCACACTTGATGAGCTCAGCGAGGAGAACCTCGTGGAGATCCTGAAAAGACCGAGAAACGCGATCGTTAAACAGTATAAAAAGCTCTTCGAGCTTGAGAATGTCAAACTTACCTTCACTGAAGGCGCGATCAGGGGCATTGCAAAAGATGCCATGAAGAAGAAAACAGGGGCCAGAGGTTTGAGGTCGATCATGGAGAAGGTCATGCTCGATGTCATGTACGAGATCCCGACGCTCTCCAATGTGAAGGAGTGCGTGGTCAGCGAAGAGGTCATCGTGAACCACGAGAGACCTATACTCATCTACGAGGAAGAGGCAGAGATTGCCTGA
- the tig gene encoding trigger factor, translated as MKVQVENVDSIRKKVEVILPDEKINELRETIYSELQKQAKIKGFRPGKVPRPMIISYYKEYIDDELKKRMVQETMYEALEEAKINPVGQPVVDFVDETDKHGYVLECEVLPDVELPAYKGIEVEVEPIGVTDDDVAKRIDGLQQMHAEIVTKEGDRGAQKGDLVIVKYQGYENGKPIKDIATEAYPVELGASTLMPEFENELFGMKENEEKEITVSFPDDYPDKDIAKKTLQFKVTMKEIKEKHLPEINDEFAKDLNFENMEALQKSLRDEILREKENVRSKEIAQKIMDTLIGSVEIPVPKILLEKRVDAMIEDAKSRFKADRLTAEEARAIEERFRKDFEKSAETRIKTEIMITKISEKEGINADENDVQERIKKIAEDAKRPFNDIRDFYEQYNLLSGLRSSIIEERTIGFLRDNAMIKEKS; from the coding sequence ATGAAAGTTCAGGTAGAAAACGTTGACAGCATAAGGAAAAAGGTAGAGGTGATCCTTCCTGATGAGAAGATAAACGAATTAAGGGAGACAATCTACAGCGAACTTCAAAAGCAGGCAAAGATAAAAGGTTTCAGGCCCGGCAAGGTACCCAGACCGATGATAATCAGTTATTATAAGGAATACATCGACGATGAACTGAAGAAAAGGATGGTCCAGGAGACGATGTATGAGGCCCTCGAAGAGGCGAAGATCAACCCCGTAGGGCAGCCTGTAGTGGATTTTGTCGATGAAACAGATAAACACGGCTATGTCCTTGAGTGTGAGGTGCTCCCGGACGTTGAGCTTCCGGCATATAAAGGCATCGAGGTCGAGGTTGAGCCGATCGGGGTTACCGACGATGACGTCGCGAAAAGGATAGATGGGCTGCAGCAGATGCACGCCGAGATAGTCACAAAAGAGGGCGACCGGGGGGCGCAGAAGGGCGACCTTGTTATCGTCAAATACCAGGGATATGAGAACGGGAAACCCATCAAGGACATTGCAACCGAGGCGTATCCGGTGGAGCTCGGGGCCTCTACGCTGATGCCTGAATTTGAAAATGAGCTCTTCGGGATGAAGGAGAACGAAGAGAAAGAGATAACGGTATCCTTTCCGGATGATTATCCCGATAAGGACATCGCGAAGAAGACGTTACAGTTTAAGGTAACCATGAAAGAGATCAAGGAAAAGCATCTCCCTGAAATAAATGACGAGTTTGCCAAAGATCTGAATTTTGAAAATATGGAGGCACTTCAGAAGAGTCTCAGGGATGAGATACTCAGGGAAAAAGAGAACGTGAGAAGCAAGGAGATCGCACAGAAGATCATGGATACGCTGATCGGCAGCGTTGAGATACCGGTCCCGAAGATATTGCTTGAGAAACGTGTCGATGCGATGATCGAAGACGCGAAATCAAGGTTCAAGGCTGACAGGTTGACCGCGGAAGAGGCGAGGGCGATCGAGGAGCGGTTCAGGAAGGATTTTGAAAAGAGCGCGGAGACACGCATCAAGACCGAGATCATGATCACGAAGATCTCGGAAAAGGAAGGCATAAACGCCGATGAGAACGACGTTCAGGAACGGATAAAAAAGATCGCAGAGGATGCCAAAAGGCCCTTCAACGATATCAGGGATTTTTACGAGCAGTATAATCTTCTGAGCGGTTTACGAAGCAGCATCATAGAGGAAAGGACCATTGGTTTTCTTCGTGATAATGCGATGATTAAGGAGAAATCATGA